The following are encoded in a window of Caldicellulosiruptor danielii genomic DNA:
- the ftsZ gene encoding cell division protein FtsZ, whose protein sequence is MISFDTEKMTVAQLKVIGVGGAGNNAVNRMIDVGVSGVEFIAVNTDKQALQRSKAHYKIQIGEKITKGLGAGADPEIGRKAAEESKEDIAQVLKGADMVFITAGMGGGTGTGASPVVAEIAKELGILTVAVVTRPFKSEGAKRRINAEKGIEELKKIVDTIIIVPNDRLFMLSTNKSLKISDAFRMADDVLRQGVQGISDIILNAGLINVDFADVKAIMMNKGYAHMGIGKAKGDEKVLKALEQAINSPLLETSIKGAKGVLVNYTGNPEELLLDEIERANELISSEADENVNFIMGIVFNEEMKDEVQVTVIATGFDTTNEQQPSAQTHKAALPKNNNLQNLFQDDDIFEIPIFLKNKK, encoded by the coding sequence ATGATTAGTTTTGACACAGAAAAGATGACTGTTGCGCAGCTAAAGGTTATTGGTGTTGGGGGTGCGGGAAACAATGCAGTCAATAGGATGATTGACGTTGGTGTGTCAGGAGTAGAATTCATAGCAGTGAACACTGACAAGCAGGCTCTTCAGCGCTCAAAAGCGCATTATAAAATTCAGATAGGTGAGAAGATTACAAAAGGACTTGGAGCTGGAGCAGATCCGGAGATTGGAAGAAAAGCTGCAGAGGAGAGTAAAGAGGATATAGCACAGGTTTTAAAAGGTGCAGATATGGTATTTATCACAGCGGGAATGGGCGGTGGTACAGGTACGGGTGCTTCACCTGTTGTTGCTGAGATAGCAAAAGAGCTGGGGATACTAACTGTTGCTGTTGTTACAAGACCGTTTAAAAGTGAAGGGGCAAAGAGAAGAATTAATGCAGAAAAAGGAATAGAAGAGCTTAAAAAGATTGTTGATACAATAATTATTGTGCCAAATGATAGACTCTTTATGCTTTCAACAAATAAAAGTCTCAAAATTTCTGATGCGTTTAGAATGGCTGATGATGTGCTAAGACAGGGTGTGCAGGGAATTTCTGATATTATCTTGAATGCGGGGCTTATAAATGTGGACTTTGCAGATGTCAAGGCTATTATGATGAACAAGGGATATGCGCATATGGGAATTGGCAAGGCAAAAGGTGATGAAAAAGTACTCAAAGCTTTAGAGCAGGCAATCAACAGTCCGCTTCTTGAGACTTCTATAAAAGGAGCAAAAGGTGTTCTTGTAAACTATACAGGAAATCCAGAAGAACTTCTGCTTGACGAAATTGAAAGAGCAAACGAGCTTATTTCTTCCGAAGCTGATGAGAATGTCAACTTTATAATGGGTATTGTTTTCAATGAAGAGATGAAGGATGAAGTGCAGGTTACTGTCATTGCAACAGGCTTTGACACAACAAATGAACAGCAGCCATCTGCCCAAACACACAAAGCTGCATTGCCAAAGAATAATAATCTACAGAATCTGTTCCAGGACGACGATATATTCGAGATTCCAATATTTTTGAAAAATAAAAAGTAA